In Phaeodactylum tricornutum CCAP 1055/1 chromosome 21, whole genome shotgun sequence, the following proteins share a genomic window:
- a CDS encoding predicted protein, with protein MGKTSLKQTGAVPLPNDGPIHFVWQQRHKTTGVDDSVSSDVHEAVAFLRSVATPTSTAESRSPTFRAIDSTSLSCLVHDLWCLNDIREQCQRLRVFRSHVLQARQKQSSDAGVVIATLDTRTAKASHRVLLEWSLAVATPVPLRRAVHAHLRERTGLSDDATLDIAGAVLDSILSSSSQSTSGPSLWWWKDPIATLQEWIAFMSSDPSLAVDWNETRPRILVFLLTYADTCSMPTLGRFAYTSPSTEMVDQQSQVAIAEAVRVADLFKALLQPGDRNCYWETRDEPFLEQMRDFLWALLSCRAVSEPSLQIIGIAYGRVCVWPYHTNTHTNTSESVDPDALVAKLQKDWSRLPELSDLARAVVVQGLAATLPDQTLFAHRHEDMETPIDMSTLMDTFGDLATGAIDPDVRLAALKGFRTLTSRSLTALAVDNSDSDRLATRNLSFALAQQSLKVVMQAWESPPTRRLANAIPPLFDSVVNLLRRLDQDWSVDALVGRVLSQPAHCKGRYIALEALLPISGAQALVFTASRPANKHSMLDDLLSGIGDHGHNTNAIADLWARILQQYLQELLLQNGIPTLSSSSQSQRTKGAPAVATVMENMETLPSVLTAWCDAWVPSLTEALLVPEVSRRKQIASFCLPRVLKMAGNARPRASLAIVQILQHLNATGQNHSTRLNKPSKERETKKDRVSWAMLEVVRLAAVDQLLREKPVGSTLALDTCVASLISKKCLQSALVHFSPFVRLVAFQAMPHVVKATSSFKDDASRLGHEVFLWKATLPFVVKTSDKEYALTLVQCLLSFMDRLSSWEAKCVLSDDPNAPQSTENSQLQVSSFAIDFLINDVLLQKLTYPGSVVDKECLALSLFEALIVFSCRDLKFAQECRLLPKAGAAFHRKRNFAEEAVCGRIRRALFGFEGLAALFSMLSSNWDGIRDDAYTILNSALALTTRFHLFVPMEFTSNKARSKFEARALFLASSPRQREADAGARILAFLFVSSLTNDQRYDYLERLGSILQERLTLMKVKLQDILSNDTDFVDGAELPLAHGIIRSIRLIYEHHQTLTDTLQNEHDRLGTLFQNMIPMFCKALQLSLGVVADLRDGEAVDGMDRELEFASSKVNPGAIGANGIFSSVQRLSKTEHSRRLASQRIVIGSWLLTKETCAAVSILLSLGCVNPSKESMQQVGMLLISTLTSLKHTGAAFAAHKALQQISVACFSIPNLETLPKEWALRLLDELANSDKIRDSTLRRSTGYGLGFLSIMRSEVACHSANHSLCSFIMKKILCLSLPSKSMLSSFLSSIAWFDRERPIPLPFSLGDEVDGIGLCNQYTLRSRVHALNVLRSILSDAPLAKQVFPAVGDSIVTAMMGYSDTDWSVRNSSTMVFAAVMLRAVDADKNASNEDETSSRAITLAELFRVFPSLPDFLVSVLQASIAGELGEASTSPPVLPILLLLARSQQLSMSGHDSVSIAEPFMQVVFRCLGHAHLSTREAAARAIANLSSAEKKSVTSFHCILQTCNDRLKVNLRTMVWNDLHGTLLCIRDMLALWKLIVKESLGKELLAWLWRFTRVENSQFVVPPLCVSVALEILHRANLTDIESPQLLRACLDIESKLARERHHTRGDTGLSKLGLTAGSIACSVVSEQLWHFSAKCRVQVDESVFSKVETLLRSDCPDVKLASVKVFKKSIYRGLDSMLKSSDAHECSTFLSRLTTTILNALKAELGIGSSKAEKIFIHPPTVRRLSRCLLESFDAYDALAMEVPSTVACSVLCGIGESLLKLGGLEANQNWKLIDVTQLAGNGIELLSRCTLFNDSYEDGFPFQGVIGFLCDHRLPWRLRYSAITAIGTLSTNLTYPPDLCSKWTSASLEYLQDEDPDVRYAASKTLVSPINSNVQIADVALNVLFTGKSNSRIFLPWLERCIEKVLENYSKMNRRVCMLANELTQSGIKSGEILNVGNVREIFEEENPNSYGEHLLFVQLAVRGTLQATVGTVGLNRGIIDKILACCSHMLSQLLLHYTQLPDLDILHDPSRSSDIFPELHAIFLLSATVLTFGVLQESSDIVQKANYFAQHSSVARLQHASRALAQANNSEVSRRQICSCCFLLS; from the exons ATGGGCAAAACATCGTTGAAACAAACGGGAGCCGTTCCGTTGCCCAACGATGGTCCCATCCACTTTGTTTGGCAGCAAAGACACAAGACTACCGGGGTAGATGATTCCGTCTCTAGCGACGTGCACGAAGCTGTTGCATTTCTGCGCTCGGTGGCGACGCCAACGAGTACCGCGGAGTCTCGTTCGCCGACTTTCCGTGCCATCGACAGCACCAGTTTGAGTTGTCTCGTACACGACTTGTGGTGTTTGAACGATATTCGCGAGCAGTGTCAACGACTGCGTGTCTTTCGGAGTCATGTGCTCCAAGCCCGTCAGAAACAAAGCAGTGACGCGGGTGTTGTTATCGCCACGCTGGATACCCGGACTGCCAAAGCATCGCATCGcgttttgttggaatggTCCTTGGCAGTCGCTACACCCGTACCTTTGCGTCGCGCCGTACACGCGCATTTGCGGGAGCGTACCGGTTTGTCGGACGACGCAACGTTGGACATTGCCGGTGCCGTGTTGGATTCCATCCTGTCGAGCTCGTCACAATCAACGTCTGGGCCGTcgttgtggtggtggaaaGATCCCATTGCAACCTTGCAAGAGTGGATCGCCTTTATGTCCTCCGACCCTTCTTTAGCGGTGGACTGGAACGAAACACGTCCACGTATACTGGTGTTTCTCCTCACCTATGCCGATACTTGCAGTATGCCCACTCTTGGGCGTTTCGCCTATACGTCACCCTCCACTGAAATGGTGGATCAACAGTCGCAGGTCGCCATTGCGGAAGCCGTCCGCGTCGCGGATTTATTTAAGGCTTTACTCCAACCTGGCGACCGAAATTGCTACTGGGAGACACGAGACGAACCCTTTCTGGAACAAATGCGGGACTTTTTGTGGGCTCTGCTTTCCTGTCGAGCCGTTTCCGAGCCTTCGTTGCAAATTATCGGCATTGCGTACGGACGGGTTTGTGTATGGCCCTACCATACGAATACGCATACGAACACTTCCGAAAGTGTGGACCCGGACGCGTTGGTAGCCAAGCTGCAAAAAGATTGGTCACGGCTACCAGAGTTGTCGGATTTGGCGCGCGCCGTTGTCGTTCAAGGGTTGGCAGCGACCCTTCCCGACCAGACACTATTTGCGCACAGGCATGAGGACATGGAGACGCCCATTGATATGTCCACACTTATGGATACTTTCGGTGATTTGGCCACCGGAGCGATCGATCCGGATGTACGGTTGGCTGCTTTGAAAGGTTTTCGCACGTTGACGAGTCGCAGTCTAACCGCTCTCGCTGTAGACAATTCAGACTCTGATAGGTTGGCAACACGAAATTTGAGCTTCGCGTTGGCCCAACAATCTCTCAAAGTTGTCATGCAGGCGTGGGAAAGCCCTCCCACCCGTCGACTCGCCAACGCTATTCCGCCCCTCTTTGACAGTGTCGTCAACTTGCTGCGTCGACTGGATCAAGATTGGTCGGTTGACGCATTGGTTGGGCGTGTACTGTCCCAACCTGCTCATTGTAAAGGGCGCTATATAGCGCTGGAAGCACTCTTGCCAATCTCCGGCGCTCAAGCCTTGGTGTTCACTGCGAGCCGCCCCGCCAACAAACACAGTATGCTAGACGATTTGCTCTCCGGCATTGGGGACCACGGGCACAATACGAATGCTATTGCTGATTTGTGGGCCCGTATCCTTCAGCAATATTTGCAAGAACTTTTGCTTCAGAACGGAATACCGACTTTATCTTCTTCATCCCAGAGCCAACGTACCAAAGGGGCACCGGCAGTGGCAACCGTTATGGAGAACATGGAAACGTTGCCGTCGGTTCTGACGGCTTGGTGTGATGCCTGGGTACCGAGCTTGACAGAGGCCCTCCTCGTACCTGAAGTCAGTCGACGCAAGCAAATAGCTTCGTTCTGTTTACCTCGGGTTTTAAAGATGGCTGGCAACGCTCGTCCTCGAGCCTCATTGGCCATTGTCCAAATACTACAACACCTGAACGCAACCGGTCAGAATCATTCAACTCGACTGAACAAACCATCAAAAGAACGTGAAACGAAGAAAGACCGCGTTTCGTGGGCCATGTTGGAAGTGGTTCGACTAGCAGCGGTTGACCAGTTGTTGAGAGAAAAGCCTGTGGGTAGCACCTTGGCACTAGATACGTGCGTAGCGTCACTTATATCCAAAAAGTGTCTCCAATCGGCGTTGGTGCATTTCTCGCCCTTTGTTCGTCTCGTTGCCTTTCAAGCCATGCCGCATGTAGTGAAAGCAACCAGCTCGTTCAAGGACGACGCATCACGACTTGGGCATGAAGTATTTTTGTGGAAAGCCACGTTACCCTTTGTGGTCAAAACGAGCGACAAAGAGTACGCATTGACTTTAGTACAGTGCTTACTTTCTTTTATGGATCGCTTGTCTTCTTGGGAAGCAAAATGTGTGTTATCCGATGATCCGAACGCCCCGCAATCAACAGAAAATTCGCAGCTACAAGTTTCATCCTTTGCCATTGACTTTTTGATCAACGATGTTCTTCTACAAAAACTTACGTATCCGGGATCAGTTGTCGACAAAGAGTGCTTGGCTCTCTCATTGTTTGAAGCGTTAATTGTCTTTTCATGTCGAGATCTCAAGTTTGCTCAAGAATGTCGGCTACTACCTAAAGCCGGTGCTGCCTTCCACCGAAAGAGAAATTTTGCGGAGGAGGCTGTATGTGGTCGGATACGGCGAGCTCTCTTTGGTTTTGAGGGTCTTGCCGCTTTGTTCTCGATGCTGAGCTCCAATTGGGATGGCATACGAGACGATGCTTACACCATTCTTAACAGTGCGCTCGCCTTGACTACTAGATTTCACCTCTTCGTCCCAATGGAGTTCACCTCCAACAAAGCTCGCTCAAAGTTTGAAGCTCGCGCCTTATTTTTGGCCTCCTCTCCGAGACAGCGCGAGGCGGACGCCGGTGCTAGAATCTTAGCATTTCTCTTTGTTTCATCGCTCACGAACGACCAGAGGTATGACTATCTCGAGCGTTTGGGCTCAATTCTTCAAGAAAGGTTGACTCTAATGAAAGTAAAACTACAGGACATTCTGTCAAATGATACcgactttgtcgacggcgCTGAGTTGCCCTTGGCCCACGGCATTATCCGAAGCATTCGGCTGATCTACGAACATCATCAAACACTTACCGACACTCTGCAGAATGAGCATGATCGATTGGGCACTTTGTTCCAAAACATGATACCAATGTTTTGCAAAGCTCTGCAATTGTCACTAGGCGTTGTAGCTGATCTCCGGGATGGCGAAGCTGTGGATGGGATGGATCGTGAACTTGAATTTGCATCAAGCAAAGTAAACCCTGGAGCTATTGGAGCCAACGGGATTTTCTCGTCAGTTCAACGCCTGAGCAAAACAGAGCACTCGAGACGATTGGCATCGCAGCGAATTGTGATTGGTTCTTGGTTATTGACCAAGGAAACCTGCGCAGCCGTATCGATATTGTTGTCGTTAGGATGTGTCAATCCAAGCAAGGAGAGCATGCAGCAGGTAGGAATGCTCCTGATATCAACCCTTACCTCATTGAAACACACAGGAGCTGCGTTTGCCGCCCACAAAGCTCTTCAACAAATTTCTGTGGCTTGTTTTTCAATCCCAAACCTCGAGACTCTTCCTAAAGAGTGGGCGTTACGACTGTTAGATGAGCTAGCAAACTCCGATAAAATACGCGACTCGACTTTGCGGCGAAGCACCGGATACGGGCTTGGATTTTTATCCATAATGCGATCAGAAGTTGCGTGTCACTCTGCAAATCACTCTCTGTGCTCTTTCATTATGAAGAAAATATTGTGCCTTTCACTTCCTTCAAAAAGCATGCTGTCGTCATTCCTTTCGTCGATTGCTTGGTTTGATAGAGAAAGGCCAATACCGCTTCCTTTCAGTCTCGGGGATGAGGTGGACGGTATTGGATTATGTAATCAGTATACGCTTCGATCGCGAGTCCATGCGCTAAATGTATTGCGATCGATACTGTCGGACGCGCCTTTAGCGAAACAAGTCTTTCCAGCCGTCGGCGATTCTATT GTGACAGCAATGATGGGATATTCTGATACGGATTGGTCTGTTCGAAACTCTTCCACGATGGTTTTCGCGGCTGTCATGCTCCGTGCAGTAGATGCGGACAAAAACGCATCCAACGAAGATGAGACAAGTAGTAGAGCTATCACACTAGCGGAGCTCTTTCGTGTTTTTCCATCTCTACCGGATTTCCTAGTGTCTGTTTTGCAGGCAAGTATTGCAGGGGAATTGGGCGAGGCGTCGACTTCTCCTCCCGTTCTTCCtattcttttgcttctggCCCGCTCTCAGCAATTGTCAATGTCGGGTCACGACTCCGTCTCGATTGCTGAACCTTTCATGCAAGTTGTGTTTCGCTGTCTTGGTCATGCTCACTTAAGTACCCGGGAGGCGGCCGCTCGGGCTATCGCAAACCTGTCCTCGGCAGAGAAGAAATCGGTCACATCTTTCCATTGTATTCTTCAGACTTGTAACGATCGCCTGAAAGTCAATTTACGGACGATGGTATGGAATGACCTACACGGGACGCTGCTCTGTATTCGTGACATGTTGGCGCTTTGGAAGCTTATTGTGAAAGAAAGTCTTGGGAAAGAGTTGCTTGCGTGGTTGTGGCGTTTTACGAGGGTAGAAAACAGTCAGTTTGTTGTGCCTCCCCTATGTGTATCGGTTGCCCTAGAAATTTTGCACAGAGCTAACCTTACGGACATTGAGTCCCCCCAGTTGCTGCGTGCCTGTCTCGACATTGAAAGCAAATTGGCACGTGAGAGGCACCATACAAGGGGTGACACAGGTCTATCCAAACTGGGTCTGACCGCAGGCTCAATAGCCTGCTCTGTCGTATCAGAGCAGCTATGGCACTTTTCCGCCAAATGTAGAGTACAAGTTGACGAAAGCGTTTTCTCGAAGGTTGAGACTCTTCTTCGAAGTGACTGCCCAGACGTGAAGCTAGCGAGCGTCAAAGTCTTCAAGAAGTCAATATACCGTGGCTTAGACTCAATGCTGAAATCGTCTGATGCTCATGAATGCTCAACGTTTCTTAGCAgattgacgacaacaatTTTAAATGCACTGAAAGCAGAGCTCGGAATCGGTAGCTCAAAAGCAGAGAAGATCTTTATTCATCCACCAACTGTTCGTCGACTCTCCCGGTgccttttggaaagctttgacGCCTATGATGctttggcaatggaagtCCCATCAACTGTTGCTTGCTCAGTCCTATGTGGAATAGGAGAAAGTCTCCTTAAACTTGGGGGTTTAGAAGCCAATCAAAATTGGAAGTTGATTGATGTTACGCAACTAGCAGGGAATGGCATTGAGCTGCTTTCGCGATGTACACTCTTTAATGATTCGTATGAAGATGGATTTCCGTTCCAAGGTGTGATTGGATTTTTGTGCGATCACAGACTACCATGGCGCCTCCGATACTCTGCCATCACCGCGATAGGAACGCTTTCTACGAATTTGACGTATCCCCCAGATTTATGTTCAAAGTGGACGTCTGCCTCGTTGGAGTACCTACAGGACGAAGATCCAGACGTCCGTTACGCTGCTTCCAAAACATTAGTATCGCCAATCAACTCAAATGTCCAAATTGCAGATGTTGCTTTGAACGTTCTTTTTACAGGAAAAAGCAACTCTCGTATTTTTCTACCGTGGCTCGAGAGATGTATTGAAAAAGTTCTGGAGAACTATTCGAAAATGAATCGCCGTGTTTGCATGCTCGCGAACGAGTTGACGCAAAGCGGGATCAAATCAGGAGAGATACTGAACGTTGGGAATGTGCGCGAAATCTTCGAAGAGGAAAATCCCAACTCGTATGGCGaacatttgcttttcgtTCAGCTTGCGGTTCGCGGCACATTGCAAGCGACTGTAGGTACTGTTGGACTCAATCGAGGGATCATTGACAAAATTTTAGCATGTTGCAGTCATATGCTTTCGCAGCTGCTCCTTCATTACACCCAGCTTCCGGATTTGGACATTCTTCATGATCCCAGCCGATCCAGCGATATATTCCCCGAGCTCCATGCCATCTTTCTCCTATCTGCCACCGTATTGACGTTCGGTGTTTTGCAAGAGTCGTCGGACATAGTCCAAAAAGCCAATTACTTTGCGCAGCATTCTTCGGTTGCGCGTTTGCAACACGCGTCGCGGGCCTTGGCGCAAGCAAACAACAGCGAAGTTTCGAGACGGCAAATCTGTTCATGCTGCTTCTTGCTTTCGTAA
- a CDS encoding predicted protein yields the protein MAKSTASAKVLPASSRATKKGKLRPAEVTFSWPDDCPVQSEDPSDEGLAQPSLPPDPALHACSGKDIHVSKGATSQNSSSGSGNNTSKPTRYLAILPGTLTLRKPAKTNAPLFPESLAEKVEDSVVADAADSSDVNKPEVRLLGRLQHASSTHPILTTAAFSDSSCAPTQGSLSFRGTSVATTSKFLVLTLQPKKGKIVCKHVFSNVIVFGDACLHGTGDAVPSVAPTSAIDAVSGKRFSSTSDDRKAAVAVIATVEPQGTTSNAASLSHQKLEPQDTCKKGEDDESVFMATTEKKQGNLKRLSTGGEPLSDSSDSDRDVVRHPNLEVSAMLPASRRPRRASRKPVQYNTVESGDKDSDTDPSGSEDNSNIDCSGKRKQPIAKPMANKRTRRLLSNAITQSQEVINDLDESIDINISEENGAVAYKPASENSVRRDHGSARSTETGKLAESQPVCQNRRKSDANKQLEASSLSTSGTTKRHRIVQPATKTRPKSLSSNGQTELQKKVKLGKKSSFASPDIDSAMIVNSSVTAPENEAPSLPGSPVRQHRHPLTPSSSKKANKSTSTISSTPRKRRKRALAHATSPSKSRTIDLTLDTDLEFLG from the coding sequence ATGGCAAAGTCGACAGCGAGTGCTAAAGTCCTCCCCGCGTCGTCTCGGGCTaccaagaaaggaaagctgcGACCTGCGGAGGTCACGTTTTCCTGGCCCGACGATTGTCCAGTCCAGTCGGAAGACCCGTCAGACGAAGGCCTGGCGCAGCCTTCTTTGCCTCCTGATCCAGCTCTGCACGCTTGCTCCGGAAAGGATATACATGTATCTAAAGGGGCAACGTCGCAGAATAGCAGCAGTGGAAGCGGCAACAATACTTCCAAGCCAACGAGATATCTCGCCATTCTACCGGGTACGTTGACGCTGCGCAAACCCGCAAAGACGAACGCACCATTGTTTCCAGAATCTCTCGCAGAGAAGGTGGAAGACAGTGTCGTGGCGGACGCCGCGGATTCGAGTGACGTCAACAAGCCGGAAGTGAGGCTTTTGGGGCGTTTGCAACACGCCTCGTCGACCCATCCCATCTTGACGACAGCGGCGTTTTCGGACTCGTCGTGTGCTCCCACGCAAGGATCCTTGTCCTTCCGAGGTACTTCCGTTGCCACCACATCCAAGTTCCTGGTATTAACGTTGCAACCaaagaaaggaaagataGTATGCAAGCACGTTTTTTCTAACGTTATTGTTTTTGGGGATGCTTGTCTGCACGGGACGGGAGATGCAGTACCTTCGGTTGCGCCAACCTCCGCTATTGACGCAGTGTCGGGCAAACGCTTCAGCTCTACTAGTGACGATAGGAAAGCAGCAGTAGCCGTGATCGCAACAGTAGAGCCCCAGGGCACCACTTCCAACGCAGCAAGCTTATCTCACCAAAAACTGGAACCGCAGGATACTTGTAAAAAAGGggaggacgacgaaagcGTATTTATGGCTACTACCGAGAAAAAACAAGGCAACCTAAAACGATTGAGCACTGGTGGGGAACCACTCTCGGACAGCAGTGATTCTGATCGAGACGTTGTTCGCCATCCGAATCTTGAGGTTTCTGCCATGCTACCCGCAAGTAGACGACCTCGACGCGCGTCACGCAAACCGGTACAATACAACACAGTGGAAAGTGGTGACAAAGATAGCGACACCGATCCCAGTGGCAGCGAGGATAACAGCAATATCGACTGCAGTGGAAAACGGAAGCAACCAATTGCAAAGCCGATGGCGAACAAGCGGACACGCCGATTGCTGTCCAATGCTATCACACAATCGCAAGAAGTAATCAACGACTTGGACGAGTCCATTGACATCAACATCAGCGAAGAGAATGGAGCGGTCGCTTACAAGCCTGCTAGTGAAAATTCGGTGAGGCGCGACCATGGGTCAGCGCGATCGACAGAAACTGGCAAGTTGGCCGAGAGTCAGCCTGTTTGCCAAAATAGGCGGAAGTCCGATGCGAATAAGCAGTTGGAAGCGTCTTCTCTTTCAACCTCCGGTACGACCAAGAGGCACCGTATCGTGCAGCCAGCGACCAAGACCCGACCAAAATCTTTGAGCAGCAATGGACAGACAGAACTGCAGAAGAAAGTCAAGCTTGGGAAGAAGAGTTCCTTCGCTTCCCCGGACATCGATTCCGCTATGATTGTTAACAGCAGCGTGACCGCCCCCGAAAACGAAGCACCGTCTCTTCCGGGATCGCCTGTACGGCAACATCGACACCCGCTGACTCCCTCCAGCTCGAAGAAGGCAAATAAGTCTACATCGACAATCTCGAGCACTCCCCGAAAGCGCCGCAAACGGGCATTAGCTCATGCCACTTCACCGTCCAAAAGCAGAACGATTGATTTGACTCTCGACACCGATTTGGAGTTTTTGGGATAA
- a CDS encoding predicted protein, which translates to MGATRCRTPIEERFFTNSYKSDFLVSTNKHLSLQSSLYHFIPTSLFHLFSCPVEAFAMKCRILITCLLVGSLVDAFTVSFPGSFQSTTAVFLKPKQGKQLEAAFNAAYTPNKDQVGINDAPVVPSVAEGNALHELRSSPTSAALSFVQRVFSLPSSMIKRHPHPKIEGLPTLPRESADSFHDDVILYPVVGFTFVRDAKDHCRALPKLPNPSCRIYASQEPLYGWFSPACTLNPFADDYCAKRKQNELKK; encoded by the coding sequence ATGGGAGCCACTCGCTGTCGGACACCAATCGAGGAAAGATTTTTCACGAACTCATACAAATCCGATTTCCTTGTGTCAACCAACAAACATCTGTCATTACAATCGTCTCTCTATCATTTTATTCCAACATCTTTATTCCATCTATTCTCGTGCCCCGTAGAAGCTTTTGCAATGAAGTGCCGCATTTTAATTACCTGCTTACTCGTCGGAAGTCTTGTGGACGCTTTTACTGTTTCATTTCCTGGTTCTTTCCAGTCTACTACGGCAGTCTTTCTCAAGCCGAAGCAGGGCAAGCAGTTGGAGGCTGCTTTCAATGCGGCATACACACCCAATAAAGACCAGGTTGGGATTAATGATGCCCCGGTCGTTCCAAGTGTCGCTGAAGGAAATGCTTTGCACGAGTTAAGGTCCTCCCCCACCTCTGCAGCACTCTCTTTTGTGCAGCGCGTCTTTTCTCTTCCTTCTTCCATGATAAAGCGACATCCACATCCCAAGATTGAGGGCCTTCCGACCTTGCCAAGAGAATCTGCGGATTCATTTCACGATGATGTGATCTTGTATCCTGTAGTTGGTTTCACCTTTGTAAGGGACGCGAAGGATCACTGCCGGGCTTTGCCAAAGCTCCCGAACCCCTCGTGTCGGATCTATGCGTCGCAAGAACCGCTTTACGGCTGGTTTAGTCCAGCATGCACTTTGAACCCTTTTGCGGATGACTATTGTGCTaagcgaaagcaaaatgaGCTTAAAAAGTAG
- a CDS encoding predicted protein — MKQHQLARTTAWLLTICLILLVVVAQEDVHPDVVAVLDVAGGLRPKPRWASSYSDGENCYCLPFLDGTIGNFVVETKLGWLTTQEVCDLLGPGPGRRGRPVYNDIQCGNGPPNDDENEFLCPGRTDIGEEGCGHIGPKWNFDNADLANGGPPRVPSFPEDIHPDIVAVVDVVGGVTPNGRSWADSYSVNDKCYCATTFDHSVADVIVETPRGRMTTRQACELLGPGPGIEGRPVYNDIQCGNGPPNNAGDEHVCPGRTDIGPEGCGQIGPRWNFDAVGSFPPLSAPTALPSSLATVSTQEVSNPPTKSPNKGLNRIPSKSPSKGINRVPSRDTTATPTTAPNELSGEGSAPSLVPSASQAPLSPNVSGTPAAGPTRAPAPTLPTSFPLTPSEATSQAPASALPVERPTINPAFTVIFPEVSPSDPPSSVPIDAIFGTPSETPVGVPSDVPSVLPSNVPSIPPSDAPSDLPSEAPSDLPSDVPSEAPSDVPSDVPSDAPSDVPSDVPSDVPSDAPSDVPSDVPSSIPSGFPSVVPSGVPSSVPSLLTAAPSTSNDGNTPEGIGGSASIRLSRSRVAVLKTSGLVYFVMLFL; from the exons ATGAAGCAACACCAGCTTGCCCGAACAACAGCGTGGTTGCTGACTATCTGTCTCATCCTACTCGTAGTAGTTGCTCAAGAAGATGTTCACCCTGACGTAGTTGCCGTTCTCGATGTTGCCGGGGGTCTACGACCGAAACCGCGTTGGGCGAGCAGTTATTCGGACGGCGAGAATTGCTACTGCCTTCCTTTTTTGGATGGCACCATAGGTAACTTTGTCGTCGAAACGAAACTAGGGTGGTTGACGACGCAGGAAGTGTGCGATTTGCTGGGACCGGGACCAGGAAGGCGAGGACGGCCCGTTTACAATGATATTCAATGCGGTAACGGCCCCccgaacgacgacgaaaacgaattcCTTTGTCCGGGACGAACAGAT ATTGGAGAAGAAGGCTGTGGTCATATAGGACCCAAATGGAACTTTGATAACGCCGACCTTGCGAACGGCGGTCCGCCCCGAGTTCCATCATTTCCTGAAGACATTCATCCCGACATCGTTGCAGTTGTCGACGTTGTAGGTGGTGTGACACCAAATGGAAGATCATGGGCCGACAGCTATTCCGTTAATGACAAGTGCTATTGCGCGACAACGTTTGATCATAGCGTTGCTGACGTAATAGTAGAAACACCGCGGGGACGGATGACGACACGTCAAGCCTGCGAATTGCTTGGACCGGGTCCCGGTATAGAGGGACGGCCGGTGTACAATGATATACAGTGCGGAAATGGACCACCGAATAATGCAGGCGATGAGCATGTGTGTCCTGGACGAACCGAT ATTGGACCGGAGGGATGTGGTCAAATTGGTCCGCGTTGGAATTTTGACGCAGTCGGATCTTTCCCGCCACTTAGCGCTCCTACGGCTCTTCCCTCTTCTTTAGCCACCGTTAGTACTCAGGAAGTAAGCAATCCACCAACCAAATCTCCGAATAAAGGCCTTAACAGGATACCAAGTAAGTCGCCAAGTAAGGGAATCAACAGGGTACCAAGCAGAGACACAACCGCAACCCCGACTACGGCACCGAATGAGCTGTCAGGTGAAGGCAGCGCGCCGTCGCTAGTTCCATCCGCTTCTCAGGCTCCCCTAAGTCCAAACGTTAGTGGCACGCCTGCCGCTGGTCCTACACGTGCACCTGCACCAACTTTACCTACCTCTTTTCCGTTAACACCTTCGGAGGCAACAAGTCAAGCTCCGGCTTCCGCGCTTCCAGTTGAACGCCCGACAATTAATCCCGCATTTACGGTCATTTTTCCTGAAGTATCCCCTAGTGATCCCCCAAGCAGTGTGCCAATCGATGCAATTTTTGGTACACCGAGCGAGACGCCTGTTGGGGTGCCGAGTGATGTTCCTAGCGTGTTACCCAGCAATGTTCCTAGTATTCCACCCAGCGATGCCCCTAGTGATCTTCCTAGCGAAGCTCCCAGTGATCTTCCTAGCGATGTTCCTAGCGAAGCTCCCAGTGATGTCCCTAGCGACGTTCCAAGCGACGCTCCCAGTGATGTCCCAAGCGATGTTCCCAGTGATGTCCCGAGCGATGCGCCGAGCGATGTCCCAAGTGACGTTCCTAGTAGTATTCCCAGTGGTTTTCCCAGTGTTGTTCCCAGTGGCGTCCCGAGTAGTGTGCCCAGTCTACTGACGGCGGCCCCCAGCACCAGCAACGACGGTAACACACCCGAAGGAATCGGCGGATCGGCATCAATTCGGCTGAGCAGGAGCAGGGTGGCGGTGTTGAAAACGAGTGGGCTCGTATATTTTGTGATGCTATTCTTGTAG